The following nucleotide sequence is from Pseudomonas sp. S09G 359.
GTCGGTCCTGCTCGGTGTAGCCGGGGCCCAGTTGTGCGGGGAATACGTCGGCGCTGGTCTTGCCCAACAACGGTTGCAGCTGCTTGAGGCCGCAGCGCTGCACCAGGGTGCGGTTGGCGAGGACGTAACGCGCCTCCGTATCCTTGATGAAAATCGCGGCGTTGGGGATCACATCGAGCATGGGCAACAGCTGCGCCACACCCGCCAATAGCTGCTCGATGCTGTGGGGCCGATTCGCCTGGCTCCCTTGGCAAAGGCTCGCAAATGCGCTGTGCATCATCACTGTGTAGCCCCTGTTGATTGCCTCGACGCGTAGCAGATTGCCCGATGCCCAGGACTCTGTCGAGCGACGCAAACTGTGCTGAATTCGTCATCCATGTCGGCAAAAAACATCAATCGCCAGCGCACCCGTGAGTTCAGGATAGCCCCACTGCTGCCTATCCAATAACTCACAAGAAGGCGACGCTATGTCAGCTCAAGGCAAGTTCAAGAAACAGCTGTCCCTGATGGACCTGACCTTTATCGGCTTGGGTGCCATCTTCGGTTCGGGCTGGCTGTTTGCAGCCAGCCATGTGTCCGCTATCGCCGGCCCGGCCGGAATAATTTCCTGGTTGATCGGTGGTTTCGCCGTGCTGCTGTTGGGCATCGTGTACTGCGAACTTGGTGCCGCTTTGCCCCGCGCCGGTGGCGTGGTGCGTTACCCGGTGTACTCCCACGGCCCGCTGTTGGGTTACCTGATGGGTTTTATCACGCTGATCGCGTTTTCCAGCCTGGTAGCCATCGAAGTGGTTGCCTCGCGCCAATATGCGGCCGCCTGGTTTCCCGATCTGACCAAGGCCGGTTCCAGCGACCCGACCACCCTTGGCTGGCTGGTGCAATTCGCCCTGCTGTGCCTGTTCTTCGTGCTCAATTACCGCAGCGTCAAAACCTTCGCCATCGCCAATAACCTGGTCAGCGTGTTCAAGTTCATCGTGCCGCTGCTGGTGATCGGCGTGCTGTTCACCTTCTTTAAACCAGCGAATTTCCAGGTGCAGGGCTTTGCCCCGTTCGGCCTCTCGGGCATCGAGATGGCGGTGTCGGCGGGCGGGGTGATATTTGCTTACCTGGGCCTGACACCGATCATCTCGGTGGCCAGCGAGGTGAAGAACCCGCAACGCACGATTCCGATTGCGCTGATCCTGTCGGTGCTGCTGTCGACGGCCATCTATGTGCTGCTGCAAACCGCGTTCCTCGGTGGCGTACCGACCGAAATGCTCGCCAATGGCTGGGCCGGCATCAGCAAGGAACTGGCGCTGCCGTATCGCGATATTGCCTTGGCACTGGGCGTGGGTTGGCTGGCCTACCTGGTGGTGGCCGACGCGGTGATCTCCCCCAGCGGCTGCGGCAATATCTACATGAACGCCACCCCGCGTGTGGTGTACGGCTGGGCGCAGACCGGCACCTTCTTCAAGGTCTTCACGCGCATCGATGAGAAGTCCGGCATCCCGCGCCCGGCACTGTGGCTGACCTTTGGTTTATCGGTGTTCTGGACCCTGCCGTTTCCGTCCTGGGAAGCGCTGATCAACGTGGTGTCTGCCGCGCTGATCCTCAGCTACGCCGTGGCCCCGGTCACCGTCGCCGCCTTGCGTCGCAACGCGCCGGGCATGGCCCGCCCGTTCCGCGTCAAGGGCATGGCCGTGCTGGGCCCGCTGTCGTTCATCATTGCAGCGTTGATCGTGTACTGGTCCGGCTGGAGCACCGTTTCCTGGCTGCTCGGCCTGCAAATCCTGATGTTTGTGGTGTACCTGCTGTGTGCGCGCTGGGCGCCCACCGCGCATATCAACCTCAAGCAGCAAGTGCGTTCGTCGGCCTGGCTGATCGGCTTTTACGCGGTGACCATTCTGCTGTCCAAGCTCGGCAGCTTTGGTGGCATCGGCGTGATCAGCCACCCGTTCGACACGCTGGTCGTCGCCGTCTGCGCCTTGGGCATCTACTACTGGGGCGCCGCCACCGGCGTGCCGGCGCACTTGGTACGCCTGGAGCATGAAGCCGATGAAAGCGAAGCCGTCGACGAGCCCCAGACCCGCGCCCCACTGACCCCGGCCACCCACTGATGGAGCGTTTTATGAAGCGACTGCATGTGATCGACTCCCACACCGGCGGCGAACCCACACGCCTGGTGCTCACCGGCTTCCCCGCGCTCAAGGGCGCGAGCATTGCCGAGCAGCTGGAACACCTGCGCACCGAACATGATCAATGGCGTCGCGCCTGCCTGCTGGAGCCACGTGGCAACGATGTGCTGGTCGGCGCGCTGTACTGTGACCCGGTCACGCCAGGGGCCACCTGCGGGGTGATCTTCTTCAATAACGCCGGTTACCTGGGCATGTGCGGCCACGGCACCATTGGCCTGGTGGCGTCCCTGCACCATCTGCAGCGCATCGCGCCTGGGGTGCATGTGATCGACACGCCGGTCGGCCCGGTCAGCGCCACCTTGCATGAAGACGGTGCGGTGACCCTGGGCAACGTGCCCGCTTATCGCCATCGCCAGCAGGTACCGGTGATGGTTCCGGGGCATGGCGTGGTGCAGGGCGATATCGCCTGGGGCGGCAACTGGTTTTTCCTGGTGTCGGAACACGGTAAGGCGCTGGAGATGGACAACGTCGATGCCCTCACCGACTACACCTGGGCAATGCTCAAGGCCCTTGAAGACCAGGGCATCCACGGTGCGGATGGCGCGCTGATCGACCATGTCGAACTGTTCGCCGACGACGCCCACGCCGACAGCCGCAACTTCGTGATGTGCCCCGGCAAAGCCTACGACCGCTCCCCGTGTGGCACCGGCACCAGCGCCAAGCTGGCGTGCCTGGCCGCCGACGGCAAGCTTGCGCCCGGTGCAACCTGGACCCAAGCCAGCATCACCGGCAGCCAATTCGAAGGCCGTTATGAATGGGACGGCGAACGTGTGCGCCCCTTCATCACCGGCCGCGCCTACATGACCGCCGACAGCACCTTGCTGATCGACGCGCAGGACCCTTTCGCCTGGGGCATCCAAGCCCTCTCTATTTGACTGAACGGAGTTAGAACCATGAGCGACAACATCTTCACCGGCTGCATCCCCGCCCTGATGACCCCGTGCACCGCCGCGCGCAAGCCGGACTTCGACGCGCTGGTCGCCAAGGGCCGCGAGTTGATCGAGGCCGGCATGAGCGCCGTGGTGTATTGCGGCTCCATGGGCGACTGGCCGCTGCTGACCGAAGCCGAACGCCAGGAAGGCGTGGCCCGCCTGGTCGCCGCCGGCGTGCCAACCATCGTCGGCACCGGTGCAGTCAACAGCCGTGAAGCCATCGCCCACGCAGCCCATGCGGCCAAGGTCGGCGCCCACGGCCTGATGGTGATTCCACGGGTGCTGTCCCGGGGTGCTTCCGCCACCGCGCAGAAGGCGCATTTCTCGGCGATCCTCAAGGCCGCGCCAAACCTGCCGGCGGTGATCTACAACAGCCCGTATTACGGCTTCGCGACCCGCGCCGAGTTGTTCTTCGAACTGCGCCGCGAACACCCCAACCTGATCGGCTTCAAGGAGTTCGGCGGTGGCGCCGACCTGCGCTACGCCGCCGAACACATCACCTCCCAGGACGACAGCGTGACCCTGATGGTGGGTGTCGACACCCAAGTGGTGCACGGCTTCGTCAACTGCAACGCCACCGGCGCGATCACCGGTATCGGCAACGCCCTGCCCCGCGAAGTGCTGCACCTGGTGAGCCTGAGCAAGCAAGCGGCCAAGGGCGACGCCAAGGCCCGCCGCCTGGCCCGGGAGCTGGAAGCCGCGCTGGCGGTACTGTCTTCCTTCGACGAAGGCTGCGACCTGGTGCTGTATTACAAGCACCTGATGGTGCTCAACGGCGACACCGGCTACGCACTGCACTTCAACGAAACCGACGTGCTCAGCGACGCCCAGCGCCGGTATGCCGAGGCCCAGTACGCGCTGTTCCGCCAGTGGTACGCGAACTGGTCGGCCGAGCAGAACGCCGACTGATTGCCAACGCGCCGCCGTGGTTCTCACGGCGGCCAACCCGCTTTTTAAGGACACCCCCATGACTCTGACGGGCAAGATGCTGATCGGTCAGCAACCCCTCTGCGGCACTCGCGATGAGATCCGCGCGATCAACCCCGCCACCAACATGCCCATGGAGCCAGCCTACGCCGGTGGCAGCCGTGAGCATGTGGAACAGGCCTGCGCCTTGGCGTGGGCGGCGTTCGACACGTATCGCGAAACGTCCCTGGAGGACCGCGCGCGGTTTCTTGAGCGCATTGCAGACTACATTGAAGCCTTGGGCGACGTGCTGATCGAGCGCGCCGTGGCCGAAACCGGCCTGCCGGTTGCGCGCATCCAGGGTGAGCGCGGGCGCACCTGCGGGCAACTGCGCACCTTTGCGCGCAGCGTGCGCGCCGGTGAATGGCTGGATGTACGCGTGGACACCGCGCAACCGCAACGCCAGCCGCTGCCACGCGCCGACCTGCGTCAGCGTCACATTGCGCTCGGCCCGGTGGCGGTGTTTGGCGCGAGTAACTTCCCCCTGGCGTTTTCGGTGGCCGGTGGCGATAGCGCCTCCGCGTTGGCCGCCGGTTGCCCGGTGGTGGTCAAGGCGCACAGTGCCCACCCCGGCACCAGCGAGCTGGTGGGCCGCGCCGTCGCCCAGGCGGTCAGCGACAGTGGCTTGCCCGCAGGCGTGTTCTCGCTGCTGTACGGGGCGGGCCATGAAGTCGGCATCGCACTGGTCAGCGACCCGCGCATCAAGGCCGTGGGTTTTACCGGCTCGCGCAGTGGCGGTGTCGCGCTGTGCCAGGCGGCGCAGGCGCGCCCGGAGCCGATTCCGGTGTATGCGGAAATGAGTTCGATCAACCCGGTGTACCTGTTTCCTGCGGCCCTGGCAGCGCGCAGTGAGGCCCTGGCGCAAGGGTTCGTGGCCTCGTTGACTCAGGGCGCCGGGCAGTTTTGCACCAACCCAGGCTTGGTGATCGCGGTTAAAGGGCCGGCCCTCGATCACTTCATCAAGGTGGCTGGCGAGCGGCTGTCGCACTGCGCAGCGCAGACCATGCTCACACCGGGTATCTACAGTGCCTATGCCGACGGCATCGGCGCCTTGGCTGACCACGCGCAGGTCGCCGCACAGGGTTTGCCGGCGCAAGGGCCCAACCAGGGCCAGGCGCGGCTGTTCGTGACTGCGGCCAGTGCGTTTTTGGCAGACGAGCATCTGCAAGCCGAAGTCTTCGGAGCCGCGTCGTTGATGGTGGTGTGCGTTGACGCGGATGAAGTGCGCCAGGTCTCCGAGCATCTGGAAGGCCAACTCACTGCCACCCTGCACATGGACGAGGCTGACCTTGCAGACGCCCGGGCCTTGCTGCCGGTGCTGGAGCGCAAGGCCGGCCGCCTGCTGGTCAACGGCTGGCCGACCGGCGTGGAAGTGTGCGATGCCATGGTGCATGGCGGCCCCTTCCCGGCCACCTCGGATGCGCGCAGCACCTCGGTGGGCACGGCGGCGATCCATAGGTTCCTGCGCCCGGTGTGCTACCAGGACTTCCCCGACGCGCTGTTGCCGGAGGCGCTGCAACAGGGCAACCCCTTGTCGCTGCGGCGATTGCTCGACGGCGAGCGGGAGGCATAGGCGATGGCTGAGCGTGCAGATATCGCCGTGGTCGGCGCCGGCATCATCGGCGTCGCCTGCGCCCTGCAGCTGGCGCGCCAGGGCCGGCAGGTGGTGGTGATCGACCAGCAGCCCCCTGGCATGGGCGCCTCTTATGGCAACGCCGGCCACCTGGCCACCGAGCAAGTGTTCCCGATTGCCGACGTGTCGATCCTCAAGCGCTTGCCCGCCATGCTGATCGACCCCATGGGCCCGCTGCGCCTGGATTGGCGGTACCTGCCACGCGCCCTGCCCTGGTTTATCCGCCTGCTGTTGAACCTGCAACCGGCCCGCTACCGGCAAACGGTGGCGGGCCTCCGTGCCTTGAATGAGACCAGCCTCGGCGCCTGGCAGCGCTTGCTGCACAGCATCCAACGGCCGGCGTTGTTGCGCGAGGACGGCTCGCTGCTGGTGTTCGAACGGGCGAATTCAAGAGCGGCTATCGATGCGTTGCAGCAACGCATGCAGCAGCAGAATGTGCCGGTGGATTTCTGGAGCGCCGAGGCCATACGCAAGGTCGCGCCGCAATTGAGCGAGCAGATCAGGGGTGGGCTGTTTTTCCCCAGCACCGGGCATTTCCTCGACCCGTACACAGCGCTGTGCGAATTGGTGACGGCGGCCAAGGCCAGTGGCGTGGAATTTGTTCAGCGCCAGGTGCTGGATGCACGGGTGGCTGACCTGGGCGTGACGCTGGTCACCGATCAGGGCTTGTTCGCTGCGAATCAGGTATTGATCGCCTGCGGTGCCCACTCGGCCAAACTCACCGCTGCGCTGACCGGCAACAACGTCCCACTGGACACCGAGCGCGGCTACCACCTGATGCTGCCCCATGAACAGCAGCGCCTGCCCTTCGCGGTGACCTCCCTGGAACGCAAATTCATCATGACCCCCATGGCAGGCGGCCTGCGCCTGGCGGGTACAGTGGAATTCGCCGGCCTCAAGCGCCCGGCGAATATGGACCGCGCCTGGCAGTTGCATCGGTTGAGCAAGGGCTTGTTCCGTGAGGAGCTAAGTACCGAGGACGCGACACCGTGGATGGGCTTTCGGCCGTCATTGCCGGATTCGCTGCCGATCATCGATCGGGTCTGCGATGGCAAAGTGTTGCTGGCGTTCGGGCACCAGCATCTGGGGTTGACCCAAGCAGCGGTAACGGCGGAGATGATCGGGCACCTGGCAGAAACCGGCACTGGCGAGCCTGGCTTACCGAGTGTGCATCCCTACCGGTTGGAGCGTTTCTAACCGCGCCATTCAACGGCTGGCCGCTACTTGACCAGTCGCTTCTCCTTGGAAGGCCGGTAGCCGAAATACGAGCTATAGCACTTGCTGAAATGGCTCGGCGACACAAACCCGCAGGCAACCAGCACTTCCACCTGTGACAGCTCGGTGTGTTGCAACAGGCGCCGAGCTTCGGTCACGCGCAACTCCATGTAGTAGCGTTGCGGCGTGGTGCCCAGTTGCTCCTTGAACAGGCGCTCCAACTGGCGACGCGAGCGCCCGGCGTAGACCGCCAGTTGGTCGAGCTCCAGGGGTTCTTCGAGGTTGGCGTCCATCAGCTTCACCACTTCACGCAGGGGCGCGCTGACGCTGACGTTTTCGCTGGGCTTGATGCGCCGATAGCGCGATTCCTCAAAGGCCAGAATGTCTTCGATACCTTCGACCAAGGCTTTGTCATGCAAGCCTTTGATCCAGTCCAAGGCCATGTGAAATGCGCCGGAGGGGCTTGAGGCGGTGAGACGGTCGCGGTCGATCACGTAGGGTTCACTGGTGACGTGGGTGGCCTTGGACACTTCAGCCAACGCCGGACGATGCTCCGGGTGGATGGCGCAGCGGTAGTCGTGCAACAGGCCGGCACGGCCGAGGAACCATGCACCGTTCCACAATCCGGCCAGAATAACGCCCTGCTCGGCGGCGCTGCGCAGCAACTGAATGAAGGCGTCGCCGGCCTTGAGTTCGGTGCGGAAGCCGCCGCAGATCACCAGCAGTTCAAGCTCATGCAAGGCCGAGGCATCGAGGCGTGCGTCGGGCCGGATCACCAGGCCCAGGTCACTGATGACCTCGCCATCGCCGCAACCGAAGGTGCGCGCGGCAAACAGATCAGGGCGCAACAGGTTGGCGGTGACGAAGGTGTCGAGGGTCTGGGTGAAGGCCGGAAGGGAGAAATGTTCGAGCAGCAGGAAGCCGACCCGGGTAACCGACGCCGGCTGCGAGGTTTCATTGAGGTAGCGCAGGTTCTTGCCTTTCATGCCACCGCTGAATTGACGTCTTTCCATCGAGGGTCGGCCCACTTTTTTTATAGCTGCAATGGGCGCCATCTTAGGGGCAATTGCGGCGGCTGTCTCAGGCACTGATCTTGCGAAAACCGCACCCGGCGAAAGCCCGCAGCAGAACAGCGGCGGGCGGATCTGATACGGTTTTTTCTTTGTTATCTGAATCTGTACCGAAATACGTTGTGGATGGAGAATAGCCCCATCCCCACTCCCTTCCCTTCGGAGGCCTTATGACCAAGATGGCACTTTTCCTGTTCGGTTTTCTGGTATTGACCATTGGCATCGGCCTGCTGGCGACCATCTCGCCGGTCTAGCCTTCAGCTGGCAAACAACATCGGGTACAGCGACAGCACCAGCAACCCGGCCATCGACCAGTTGAACAGCCGCAGCCAGCGCGGCTCGCGCAGCACGTTGCGCAAGCCGCTGCCACAGCCGACCCACACGCACACGCTGGGCAGGTTGACCACGGCAA
It contains:
- a CDS encoding APC family permease yields the protein MSAQGKFKKQLSLMDLTFIGLGAIFGSGWLFAASHVSAIAGPAGIISWLIGGFAVLLLGIVYCELGAALPRAGGVVRYPVYSHGPLLGYLMGFITLIAFSSLVAIEVVASRQYAAAWFPDLTKAGSSDPTTLGWLVQFALLCLFFVLNYRSVKTFAIANNLVSVFKFIVPLLVIGVLFTFFKPANFQVQGFAPFGLSGIEMAVSAGGVIFAYLGLTPIISVASEVKNPQRTIPIALILSVLLSTAIYVLLQTAFLGGVPTEMLANGWAGISKELALPYRDIALALGVGWLAYLVVADAVISPSGCGNIYMNATPRVVYGWAQTGTFFKVFTRIDEKSGIPRPALWLTFGLSVFWTLPFPSWEALINVVSAALILSYAVAPVTVAALRRNAPGMARPFRVKGMAVLGPLSFIIAALIVYWSGWSTVSWLLGLQILMFVVYLLCARWAPTAHINLKQQVRSSAWLIGFYAVTILLSKLGSFGGIGVISHPFDTLVVAVCALGIYYWGAATGVPAHLVRLEHEADESEAVDEPQTRAPLTPATH
- a CDS encoding 4-hydroxyproline epimerase; this translates as MKRLHVIDSHTGGEPTRLVLTGFPALKGASIAEQLEHLRTEHDQWRRACLLEPRGNDVLVGALYCDPVTPGATCGVIFFNNAGYLGMCGHGTIGLVASLHHLQRIAPGVHVIDTPVGPVSATLHEDGAVTLGNVPAYRHRQQVPVMVPGHGVVQGDIAWGGNWFFLVSEHGKALEMDNVDALTDYTWAMLKALEDQGIHGADGALIDHVELFADDAHADSRNFVMCPGKAYDRSPCGTGTSAKLACLAADGKLAPGATWTQASITGSQFEGRYEWDGERVRPFITGRAYMTADSTLLIDAQDPFAWGIQALSI
- a CDS encoding dihydrodipicolinate synthase family protein; the encoded protein is MSDNIFTGCIPALMTPCTAARKPDFDALVAKGRELIEAGMSAVVYCGSMGDWPLLTEAERQEGVARLVAAGVPTIVGTGAVNSREAIAHAAHAAKVGAHGLMVIPRVLSRGASATAQKAHFSAILKAAPNLPAVIYNSPYYGFATRAELFFELRREHPNLIGFKEFGGGADLRYAAEHITSQDDSVTLMVGVDTQVVHGFVNCNATGAITGIGNALPREVLHLVSLSKQAAKGDAKARRLARELEAALAVLSSFDEGCDLVLYYKHLMVLNGDTGYALHFNETDVLSDAQRRYAEAQYALFRQWYANWSAEQNAD
- a CDS encoding aldehyde dehydrogenase (NADP(+)) → MTLTGKMLIGQQPLCGTRDEIRAINPATNMPMEPAYAGGSREHVEQACALAWAAFDTYRETSLEDRARFLERIADYIEALGDVLIERAVAETGLPVARIQGERGRTCGQLRTFARSVRAGEWLDVRVDTAQPQRQPLPRADLRQRHIALGPVAVFGASNFPLAFSVAGGDSASALAAGCPVVVKAHSAHPGTSELVGRAVAQAVSDSGLPAGVFSLLYGAGHEVGIALVSDPRIKAVGFTGSRSGGVALCQAAQARPEPIPVYAEMSSINPVYLFPAALAARSEALAQGFVASLTQGAGQFCTNPGLVIAVKGPALDHFIKVAGERLSHCAAQTMLTPGIYSAYADGIGALADHAQVAAQGLPAQGPNQGQARLFVTAASAFLADEHLQAEVFGAASLMVVCVDADEVRQVSEHLEGQLTATLHMDEADLADARALLPVLERKAGRLLVNGWPTGVEVCDAMVHGGPFPATSDARSTSVGTAAIHRFLRPVCYQDFPDALLPEALQQGNPLSLRRLLDGEREA
- a CDS encoding FAD-binding oxidoreductase, which translates into the protein MAERADIAVVGAGIIGVACALQLARQGRQVVVIDQQPPGMGASYGNAGHLATEQVFPIADVSILKRLPAMLIDPMGPLRLDWRYLPRALPWFIRLLLNLQPARYRQTVAGLRALNETSLGAWQRLLHSIQRPALLREDGSLLVFERANSRAAIDALQQRMQQQNVPVDFWSAEAIRKVAPQLSEQIRGGLFFPSTGHFLDPYTALCELVTAAKASGVEFVQRQVLDARVADLGVTLVTDQGLFAANQVLIACGAHSAKLTAALTGNNVPLDTERGYHLMLPHEQQRLPFAVTSLERKFIMTPMAGGLRLAGTVEFAGLKRPANMDRAWQLHRLSKGLFREELSTEDATPWMGFRPSLPDSLPIIDRVCDGKVLLAFGHQHLGLTQAAVTAEMIGHLAETGTGEPGLPSVHPYRLERF
- a CDS encoding GlxA family transcriptional regulator, with the translated sequence MERRQFSGGMKGKNLRYLNETSQPASVTRVGFLLLEHFSLPAFTQTLDTFVTANLLRPDLFAARTFGCGDGEVISDLGLVIRPDARLDASALHELELLVICGGFRTELKAGDAFIQLLRSAAEQGVILAGLWNGAWFLGRAGLLHDYRCAIHPEHRPALAEVSKATHVTSEPYVIDRDRLTASSPSGAFHMALDWIKGLHDKALVEGIEDILAFEESRYRRIKPSENVSVSAPLREVVKLMDANLEEPLELDQLAVYAGRSRRQLERLFKEQLGTTPQRYYMELRVTEARRLLQHTELSQVEVLVACGFVSPSHFSKCYSSYFGYRPSKEKRLVK